The genomic region ACAAATATAACTATCCGTCTCTACGATTTTTTTATTGTTAATGTCACTTTCCTTCGGAGTAACACTCATATAATTACGCTCTGTTTGTTTTGCATAAAAATGCTGAAGATAACCTCAGTGAAAAAAAGGGCGTTATGTGCACAGTGCAATAACATTGTCAAAATATAATGTACAAAGAGTTTTCAACCTCCTACGAGCACGCACAAAAAAAAGTCGAATTTATATTAAGACACGACTGGATCTTGACAACCTTGACAGGCCAGGCGGGTTGTGTCGCGCAGACTACTGAAAAGGAAGTCCCTAGGGAAGCCAACGACATGGGTGTGAGAGCAGAAAACCCTTTGGTAAACTGCAGGTTAACGGAAGgtaaaccggggggggggggggtacgtcgCAGGTAGGTTTCCCTACCCTCTACTGTACCCAGCAGGTACTAGGGAATATACCTGCTTTTCTCAGTCTGTTCGATGTGGGTTCCGTCCCATTCTCTCCATCGAACGCATGATAGAACAGAGGTTGTCAGGTCATGCACTCTCACAATAGTTTTATCCTTGGCTTTCCTATTAGCAGCTTGGTAACAATTACAAACCAAGATCGCATTCAGCGCAACCACAGCAGCCTCTCACCAGACAATTACACTCAGGACAACACCCTTCTCAGGACAACTTCACTCAGAACAGTTTCACTAAACAACCgcacaccaaccacaaccaccggttgattgacggttgagaggcgggatcaaagagccaaagctcaaccttcgcaagcacaaataggtgagtataactaggttagtacactcaGAACACCCTTCTCAGGACATCCTCACGAAACAATTACACTCAGAAGACCCTCACAAATTCAGCAAACACAGCTGAAGTTTGTACACAATAGAGTGCTAATGAGATTTGATTTCAAATCAGGAATTCAGAAACTGTATCTCTACCAACTAATTACCATGAGTTCTGCTTCCAGTCTACTTAATTGGTTTGCTTCCCTTCCTCATCAGCAAAATCTATGTTCCCCTTCGTCATCAGCAAAATCTATCTCCCAAACGTCTAGTAAACACTCGTTAATGGGGCGATAGTGTCTGTGTCATGGAGGAGAATGGGGCACCCATGATGCAGCGAGGGGCGGGTTAATGAGAACGACCAGATAGCTGAGCCACACGCTCGATGCTCTTCAGAGAAACTCGTTACCGGAACGAATTTATAAGATAAATCAGAGTGGGGGATACCTGGGTGCTGATGCTGCCTGTGGAGGTAGTCAGTCCTACTGGGCGGAGGTTCGCACTCATCTCCTCCTGCTTTCTCCACCCTCTATCCACCCTACACCTTCACCTACCTTAATTTTGTgttcacacatacacactacatcacccatacacacacatataaaacaGACACACGTACATGAATATACCCCCTACATACACACTCAGTTCTGCTTGCATTAAGACTATGATGATTAAGTTATAACTCACTGAGCATATATAAAGGAATTCCTGTCAAGTACATATACACGTTATCCGGTGTGGTAATTATGTATCATAGCTATTAACACGCAAAGTTCACTAACCTTCCTCTCTTTCCCACAAAGAGCTCTCGGAGCAGTGaaatctctctctccctatcattTGTTGCTAATGCTTCAGACGATCGGATACTATAATTTTACATATTTTAAGCCCATGGCGaataaacgtgaaaaagtgacGATCTAGAGGCTCTACAGAGGGTTCCGAGTTTATTGTTCCAACATCGTTATTGTAACTTGACTCCTCCAATTTGTAGTAGACATGTTTATTGATATCATATGCGTGTCTTTTCTTTCTGCATTTTGAGTACTTTTATGCGCGTTCTTTTATTTAATTTGAAGCCGACAAAGATATTTAAACTGCTGTTTATGATTTGTTTGTCTATCAAAACATTTAGGATGTTAACAGTTGATAATTTACATTGGTTGGGAAGATTCAGTTTGCTACACAGAGACCAGCGAGCATCACACACTCGGCTTTGCGGAGATGAATTACAACTGACAGAAAATACTGGACGTGCCTATTCCCCGAGGATTTATGAAAGGTTCGGGAGGCGGTGCTCTGACCGTGACCTATAAAGCCTCTCCCGCAGAGGGAGGATTCATTTTACCGATCCTGTAGCACCTGCTCCACCATGCTGCACACTGTGGTCCTCTCCTGCCTGCTGGCGCTCTCCATGGCCGGCGACCACGGCGCCCCACAGGCCGCCTGCCAACCCAAGCACCAGACCATCCTCGTCACAAGGACCGACGTGAATAAGGAACACGCTCGAGTTACCCAGTCCCAGCCACAGTACAGTCATCACACGGTAGATGTGACTAGTGTCATCTGGGTTTCGTCGACGGTCGTTGAAACGATAAACATCACCCAGTTCCCCGACCCAGTGATCTCCACGGTCACCAGCTTCATCACGGTTACAGGCTATCAACCCACGTATAGCACAACCCTAGCGACACTTGTGGTCATCCAGACCAGTCGATTGGTGGCTGTTTCCGTCGAGGTGAAGAATTTAACCATTACACAGACGGACGTTGTTTCCAAGAGGATCACTCAGACTCTGACAATCACCGACGTGTTCACGGCCTTCAGGACAGTCTACGACACCAAAACTATCAGCGACTTCGTCACCAAGACACACCGTCTACCCTTTATCATTATAGAGACCAGCTACCGGAGCTTCTACAAGGCGTCCGTCTCTACGGTCACCAGTACTAGGGACAACACAGTAGaggccacaaccaccatcactgacCGTCAGTACGTCACCAAGTGCTTCCAGCCGCAGGTCACATACCAGCATTAAGAGCCTCTCACTGTCAATGTAAATCTTTGTAGAAAATGCAGTTCTGTTTACTATGACCACCTCGGACATATTAGTCAAAGCATACTAAACCTTATATTGATTCAATTTATGTTTTATGATCAAGCACCACCATGACAATTGCATGTATAACTATAACAATTAGAGAGTGACTGTGTATTTTGATAAATAAATGTATCATACTTAACTTATTTATTATTATACTCATTAATTATATtgtataatttatttttatcCTCCCCACCAAGACCCGTCCCTCCCCACTAAAGcttctccctccccaccaagaactGTCCTTCACCACCAGGACTCTTCCCGCCCCGACTCGTTTTTCTccacaggcacaaatagtaaataaatatacACCTACCCTCATGGAAGCCTGAGAGAAGCATAACAAAAAGCTGCTTTTATCACACAtaattcacttcagttatatagaGCAAAGCTAAGTCTATAATAACCGCAACAAAACCAGAATAATCTCATTAATAATTTATTCACTGGGACTGAATAAAGACAATAATTCATGATCAGATTTAAGCGACGAATCCAAAGAACCCCGAGAGTGGTGACCGATCACCTCGATGATCTGTGATCACCTGATTAACTACCAAACAAGTGACCTCAAGTCGGTACCTGTAGTGGTAATCTCCAATGAATCACCTGTGGCTCATGACCCGTGGCGAATGACCTTTGAAGCCGTACCTGGACGAGGTTAACGGTCGAGAGATCAGGTCATGGCTTAATGAAGTAACACAGGTCAGCTGCTTCACCCCAAGCTATCTGTAGTTTCCTCTATTCCTATATTCGTATGTTCTTCACATtcatttccccccgtcccatcccaaatccttatcctgaccccttccaagggctatataggcgtaatggcttggcgctttcccctgataattctcttccCTTCATATTCACATCTATGAAGAATTTACGAATACAGGAGTCGACAGTACTTTTATCAACAGTATACCATCATTCATTTGTTTATCATGGATAAACCTCCCCGGTACACTTTCCATAACAATATTAAAAAATTGTTATATATTTGATTCAAGTAAAATTTGATTTGATTAATAATTTGATTCAAGTAAAGATGCCACACAAACCAATGGGATTCAGTTTGAGTTATTTGTAATAATTATTTGAAATAATACGTGTCTAAATAATTGGTCTAAGAAATTATAAAGAAATTGTGCTATTTTTCAAACATTATTGTACAATACAAATATTGAGGAATAAAAATATATGATTGGAAAATTGTCTTAATTACTGTAAATAAAAGTACTACATTTTACAAATAAAACTAGCCATATATATAAAAAACTGTTGCATCAAatattgaaaaaatataaaatcgTAAAATGATCGAATAAtggaattagcactaattacataaATTTGTTGATTACCTTTATTGTTTGTGTTCAACCATAGATGAACATAGAATAGGAATTATTTTTATATGATGATAGAAATAATTTAACTAATAAAAGAAGAACATATCAgtaataatatttttcttataCACTTTGGACTTATCATCATTGCATAATTTGTGGCCTTCCAATCATTGTATACTTTGTGGCCTTCCAATCATTGTATACTTTGTGGCCTTCCAATCATTGTATACTTTGTGGTCTTCCAATCAGTATATACTCCCACTGTGGTCTCTCCAttataatatactctgtagcttttccatatatatatatatatatatatatatatatatatatatatatatatatatatatatatgtcgtacctaatagccagaacgcacttctcagcctactatgcaaggcccgatttgcctaataagcaaagttttcatgaattaatatattttctctaatttttttctaatgaaatgataaagctacacatttcattatggatgaggtaatttttttttattggagttaaaattaacgtagatatatgaccgaacctaaccaaccctacctaacctaacctaacctatctttattggttaggttaggttaggtggccgaaaaagttaggttaggttaggttaggtaggttaggtagtcgaaaaacaattaattcatgaaaactaggcttattaggcaaatccggccttgcatattaggctgagaagtgcgttctggctactaggtacgacaaatatatatatatatatatatatatatatatatgatttattatatatatatatatatatatatatatatatatatccatgatGCGTTCAATAAGTGCAGAATTTGACTATATGTTACAGTCTTCGTGGTAGAGTAAATAAAAGTGTAGAATATATTTTTGCGGCGAGCAAAGCTTGAAAAATTAACGCGACAGCCAGAGTATGGTCCAAGTTTTACTGGTATGCGGCTGCACGATATTCAGGGAGCCGGGGTTAGACCCCCAGACTGTATTCACGCCCGCCTCTTCAACTTCTTCTCCGCACCACTCTATCGCGTTGAGAGCGGGTAAAGCGAGGGAGAGGCGCTTCTTGGTAAGTTGCCACAGAGAGCGCGGGCCTGTGAATGGAAGCACTACAACGCCCCGGCCGTCTCGCAAAATATTTCTCTGCCTGAAGAGGGAGTTGCttacgacctgcataaagcgaaagATCTATTATGCGCTTATAATGCATCACGCGAGCGCAGCTCATAAGGAGGAGCCCCAAGAGCACAACAGTTCTTATTTCCTTTGCCATAAGCAGGTTATAACATTGATGAAGTAGTCATACTGAGTTTGTAAACAAAGTCAGTTATACAATGGATTAGGCCAATGAAATTTATTATCAAATTACAAGGTTTGGTTATGTATTGTTGTAGTTAATGTTACAGTGGTCATGAGGTAAGTCTGTGCGGGTTTGCAGAGTAAAAACGTGGAATATTTGTTGATTTGTGCATATTTTGTCATCCCTGATTAACAACATAAATATTTACTGATTTTTCGTGACTGAGTTCTCTctaaattcgttgatattttcacATTCATTAACAATACATTATAGagcctttttatatattttttattccttTCTGAGTGAAATACATTAGAAACATATTATactgtattaattcattttacgtcGGCGAAAATTTGTGTACTTTGTCGAGTTGGAAAATACGATCTTCTcagattaatattatatatatatatatatatatatatatatatatatatatatatatatatatataatatatatatatatatatatatatatatatatatatatatatatatatataatatatatatatatatatatatatatatatatatatatatatatatatatatatatatatatatatatatatatatatatatatatatatataaaatgagaaAAATACAGTAACACtataaataatacaaaaatcaaTCAATATTAGTTTACATATAGTTGAAGATCGCAATATACCTGAAGATCGCAACTGACAAGATGGCCTGAACGAAGAAAAAAGAATGATAAGACATTGCGGGTACAGGGAAAAGTTACAGGGTGAGTGAACGACAGAGAAGTTCATATAACACAGGTAACATGCTATATATATCATTTGCTGATTTGCTAATGAAAATCTTCAGTTCGTACCTTCAACCATTTGACAATGGCGAACATGGAAGAACAAACAGAAAAATATATAGCACGTAACCCAGACTTCAAAAGTCAGACCGTCTGGGAATAATCTGGGATGTAGTGGATAAGGATTTAAGTCTTAAAGTAGCGACCTGTGCAGCTCTGGCTCGTAGAACGGCCGtcctgctccaccacacaccgccTCCCGACAACGCCCCGGGCAGTTCTCGCTAATGGTTACACACACAGCTGAGCCAACAAGTCTGCATAATACCGACTAGCAGTAACAAGCAAAAGGTTTCTTTCTTCCCCTGGGTGGTCTGACTCCTGTTTGGCCGATCTAGCTTCTTGAGTGTGTTTATTATTTACCTATGAACATTCCCAAAATGTTCTTCTGTTTAGTTCACATTCAGATAACCAAGCAcccacatacccatcatgtgggcggtagagGATAAGgtcacagaggcacataatgggctgaagaactgaaccccaaaattccTTTAGCTAAGCGAGTTACACAGTCCTGTTAAGCTAGTTACACAGTTTGATGTGAatgtcaacaatgggttcgagaataCACGGGACTGGCAAAAAAATTGCGCACTTTAGTGCCATTCTCCAGCTTCCCCTTTCTTCGTGAAGTCATTTACAGGATATATTTTCTACACATTACATTAAAGAAGACCCGTCAAAGTGTTGGGACCACCAGGGTGTAAACCTGCCGTTAAACATGCATTGTTCATGTCAATATCTGAATTCTGCCGAATAGCTGGTAAGCCGTTGTGAACTCGGCACTCCACCTTTCATAACCAACAATTTCATAGGTGTCACCATGAGATCTGATCAGCCTATTACAGTCACCTAGGTCCTACCAGccaccctgcaaagtttaatgAGGCTAGCCCCCAGCCTTTGACCGTCAAACTGACTGACGAGTAAACATACATTCAATTATACAAATTCAGGTATATGTGTAAGAAAAACCACCGTGAGTATGGAAAATAGTTTAAGCAGACagcaaatcacattaacgtggttCGAAACTAGACACTCATCCTAGACATTTAGAAATAAAAGGAAGTAACACATTTCAGCCCGTCTTGGACGGActtgatgatggtccaggacagaccggaaCGTCTTCACTTTCTTTATTTTCAGAGGTCTGGATTGACATTTTCGCCCCTCTTAAAACCTCGTCAGAAATATTAGAACATAAGGTCAAATGGAAacggcagaaagcctattggcctatacggggCCGCTCTTCTTTATATCAACCCAAACACATTTATATACTATCTaacgtagtagtagtaggcatccatcagtctcaggagactatggtgttgtgctctggagtggcctcactagggcgcaaagccagggtaggttgatatggaggagaagctgttacccaggcagcaggtcctcccTCTCCATGGCGCCGAAAGTCCCCAATGGAAAGgcgaacgccaatacgattggttccagcgccgtcgaaggaactgtgagttccaagGTAAAAGTGTCTAACGTACACTTTAAGCAATACAATGATTGTTAGTAGCGATCACTGTTGTATAAAATGGGTTCAATTGATATTCTTAACATAACAATAAGGGATCCAACAACTACTGATACCCGGTATGTATAGTATTATCTTTATGTTTAATTAGATTTGATTGAATTATATATTTGTCGATGACAGCTTCACGTGAAGCTAATTTCTTTGCATTCCACCAATTAACCAGATGGTCGCCATCACACAACATAAAAAAATGTATTCGTA from Procambarus clarkii isolate CNS0578487 chromosome 83, FALCON_Pclarkii_2.0, whole genome shotgun sequence harbors:
- the LOC138358364 gene encoding uncharacterized protein, which gives rise to MLHTVVLSCLLALSMAGDHGAPQAACQPKHQTILVTRTDVNKEHARVTQSQPQYSHHTVDVTSVIWVSSTVVETINITQFPDPVISTVTSFITVTGYQPTYSTTLATLVVIQTSRLVAVSVEVKNLTITQTDVVSKRITQTLTITDVFTAFRTVYDTKTISDFVTKTHRLPFIIIETSYRSFYKASVSTVTSTRDNTVEATTTITDRQYVTKCFQPQVTYQH